The genome window GTTGGCCTTGGTCACGCATTACAATCCGGACGGTGATGCGATCGGCTCAGCGATCGGCTTCATGCATGTGCTTCGTGCGGCAGGTCACCATGCGCAGGTGCTGCTGCCGAATTCAGCCCCGCCCTTCCTGCGCTGGATGCCGGGCTATGAGGAAGCCCTGGCGGGCGATGCGCAGCGCGAACAATGCCTTGCGGCCATCCGCGAAGCCGATGCGGTGATCTGCCTCGACTTCAACCGCCGCGATCGCGTCGGCACGCTGGAGGAAGCCCTTCGTGCAGCACCGTTCACCGTGCTGATCGATCATCATCAGGAGCCTGAGGATTTCGCGGCGATCTCCTTCAGCGACACAGGTGCATGCGCCACCAGCCAGATGGTGCATGACATCGTGGAGGCGCTGGGCTGGGGCCAGCGCATCGGTCGGGAAGCGGCCACGTGCCTGTACACGGGCATCGTCACCGATTCCGGGAGCTTCCGCTTCGGCAGCACCACCCCGCACACGATGCGCGTGGCTGCGCGCCTGATGGAGCGCGGCGTGCGAATCACCGATGTGCATGAGGCCATCGCCGATGACAACCGGCCGGACCGCCTGCGGCTCCTGGGCTTCACGCTCAGCGAGCGCATGGCGGTGCTGCCCGAGCTCGCCACGGCGATCATCTCCCTAAGCCTCGAAGACCTGAAGCGCTTCAATCATCAGCAAGGCGATACCGAAGGTTTCGTCAACTACGGCCTCTCCATGCGCGGCATCCGTCTCGCAGCGCTCTTCATCGAGCGACCTGATCTGGTGAAGGTGAGCCTGCGCAGCAAGGGGCAGCTGCCCGTTGATGGACTGGTGCGCGAGCACTTCCATGGCGGTGGGCACCGCAATGCCGCTGGCGGACAGGCCAAGGAGACCCTCGCCGAGGCCGTCGCGCGATTCCGAGCGCTGCTCCCTGATTTCATCGCCCAGCATCCATGAGGCTCGCTTTTATCCTGCTGTTGGTCGCCTGCAATGGCTCGGCTCCCGCGCCGGTGCAGCAGCAGCCCGCGACCAAGGAAGAGCTCATCCGCGACAATCGTGATGCGATGCGCCTGGAGGACCGTGACATCGACCTCTACGTGAATCGATTCGCGCTCGATCCGCAGCGAAGCGGAACCGGCGTGCGGCACCAATTGCTGCGCGATGCGCCCGGCGCCGCCGTGAAGCCCGGCCAATGGGCCCTGGTGCGCTACCGGATGGAGCTGCTCAATGGCGACACGGCCTACACGAGCAACCCCCGAAGGCCCGGAGGGGTTCCTGGTGGAAGAGGACAATGTGGAGAGCGGGCTGCACGAGGCGATCCAGCAGCTCTCCGTCGGCGACAGCGCGATCATCATCATCCCCAGCTACCGCGCCCATGGCCTCATCGGCGACCAGGACCGCGTGCCTCCGCGCAGCACGGTGGTGTACCGCATCGGCCTGGCCGGCATCCGCGAGTGAGCATGCGCTGCATCGGCTTGTTGATCACTGCGGCTGTCATGGCCGCGTGCACCCGCTCACCGCATGCGGGATACAAAGCGGTGGGCGATCAGGTGCATCTGCGGTACATCGCCTTGGGTGAGGGCGAGCGCGTGCCGGCGGATGGGGACAGCCTGCTGCTGCGCTTCCGTGCCTCCGGACTGAACGATGAGCCGGGATCGTACTGGAGCACCGAGCGCTGGTACAGCGCCGCGGAGATCCGCGAGGGCGCCTTGCTTCCCGTGCTGCGCCGCTTGCATGCCGGCGATAGCATGAGCGTGATCGCGCCCGCCTCGCAATGGCCATGGCCCGCGCTCCTGCGCAAGGACATTCCGCCGCCGCACGATACGCTCACCGTGCGCATGGAACTGCTCCTGCTCGACCTGCTCACGCCCGCTGCCAGCGATGAGCGAAGGGCGCGATTCAGGGCCAACGACCCCGAAGGCTTCGAGCGCATGCTGATCGAGGCCTATGCGGCACAGGACAGCGGCGCGTGGACGCGCTGGGGCACCAGCGACCTGCACTACCGGATCAGCGGTGCGCCCCTCGATACCGCGCGATGGGCCTTCGGCGATCCGCTGCGCGTGCGCTGGGAGGGCTTCGGCCTGGCCGATGGGCGAGCCATTGACGCCACGGCCAGGAATGGCGGTGATTTCGCATGGGACTACGGAACCCCCGATCAGTTGCTTCAAGGGCTGGAGGTAGCGGTGAGCCTGCTCCGCGAAGGGCAGCACGGCGAGTTCATCTTCCCATCGCGCATGGCCTTCGGTGATCGCGGGGTCCCAGGGCTCCTGGAGCCCGGCATGCCGGTGCGCTATGGGGTGAGCGTGGCCAAAGCGGTGCCCGGTTAGAACATCGCCCCGCCATCAGCGTATCAGCGCGCCATGCGCGCAACATCCACGCTCCCGGTCCTCTTCTTATTCACCGTTAGTGCGTTCGGTCAGGAGCGCCACGGCCTGCTCCACAGCAATTACGCCGGCGCCGATGCCGCGTGGGTCAATCCGGCGCGCTCCGCCGGCCAATGGCCTTGGCTCGATATCCGCTTCCTCGGCGCTGATGTGCACGCGTGGAACAGCCTCGTGGCCTACAGCGGTCGCGACCAACGGCTCGTGGGCGAGTTGCGCCAAGGCATGTCCGATGGGGTGGTGGTGATGCGCTCGGCAGGCGCGGGCCATGCGCATCGCGCGACCGTCTCCATTGGCGTTGCAGGGCCTGGTGTTTCGTTGGCGCTGGGGCGCACCACGGTCGGACTCGGGTTGCGCAGCCGGGCCCACGTGAGCGCATCGGGGCTCTCGCCTGCGATGGGCAACTTCATCTTCAATGGGTTGAATTTCGAGCCGCAGCATGGGGTCCGATTCTCCGATGAAGGCGTTCGCGTGGTCGGAGCGGCGTGGACGGAATTCGGCGTGAACCTGGGCCGGGTGCTGAGGGCGGAAGGCTTCGGGGTCCTGAGCGCGGGGATCAATGCACGCTACTTGCAAGCGCATGCCGGCGGCGCGCTTTCCTTTTCCGGCATCGACTACACGGTGCTCGACACAGCGCGCGCCAGCGTGCATGCCGCCACCATGAGCTATGGATTCGCGATGCCAGCGGCGAAAGCCGGCGGCGGCTTCGGCGCCGATCTCGGCATCACCTACACGCGCACGGACGACGAGGCCGATGGCTACATGCCGCATCGCAGCAGCGGCGGTTGCACGCCGTTGCGGTACAACTACCGCTTCGGTGCTTCGCTCATCGATCTCGGCGGATTGAGCTTCCGCGATGCGCAGTCAGGTGCATTGCAGGCGGGCGGCCTCGACATCGCTGATTACAACGACCTGCCCATCGATGATGAAGGCGACCTGGACAGCCTCATCGCTAGCGCCACCCGCTGGACGCGCAGCCCTGGGATGCGGATAGGCCTGCCCACGGGGGCCAGCGTGCAATTCGACAAGCGCATCGCCGGTGGCGCGTACCTGAGCGCGGCGGTGGTGCAGCAGCTGAGCGCGCGCGATGGCCTTCGCTTGCGCCGAGCGAACAGCATCGCCTTCAATGCGCGCTACGAGGCACGGCAGATGGAAGTGGCCTTGCCGCTCGTGATCGAGGAGTACGACCTGCGACGCCCCGCGCTGGGCCTCATGGTGCGCTTCAACGGGATCGTGGTGGGCACTGATCGCATCGGCCCGCTGGTGAGCAAGCGCGACATGCATGCCGCCGATTTCTACTTCCGCCTGCGCTGGCTCATCAACCGCAGCCCCTTCTGCAAAGGGAAGCGCAACGCGAAGGCACCTCATGCGCCCGGCAGCGGCGAAGCCTTGCCCTGCACGCAGCCCAACGGCTGATCATCTCAGCGATCCGATGAGGAATACCGCGGGCCGCTTACCGAGCGCGGGTATGCTCTTGCGCCAGGATCCGATCGTGCGGGTTGCCACGCTGCCTCCGGGCTGCGTGAGGTCGATGGCGACGCACAGCGCCGTGCCAGTTGCGCAGGTGGCCAACAGGTCGGCGAGGAGGGCGTCATTGCGGTAAGGCGTCTCGATGAAGAGCTGCGCGGCACCGGTGCGTTGCGCTTCCTGCTCCAATCGCTTGATCGCGGCCTTGCGTTCAGCAGGCTTCACCGGCAGGTATCCATGGAACGTGAAGTGCTGCCCATTCAGGCCGGATGCCGCGAGCGCGAGCAGGAGGGAGGAAGGGCCGATCATCGGCACCACGGTGATCCCAGCGGCGTGCGCCGCGCGCACCAGCAAGGCCCCGGGATCGGCGATGCCGGGCATGCCGGCTTCGCTGATGATGGCAGCGTCCCTGCCGCCGCTTAATCGACGCAATAGCGCATCCGCTTCCTGGACCGTGCTGTCCTTGTCGAGCCGGTGCAATTCGAGGCGGGCCAGATCGATTGACGGCACCATGCGTCGGAGCATCTGCCGCGCGGTCCTCTCATGCTCGCAGAAATAGAGCGTGATGCGCGAAGCGACGGCGATGTTCTCCGGCGGCACTTGCTCCGTGCCGCCATGGTCACCGAGCCAGACGGGCATCAAGTAAAGCGTGCCGTGCTCAGCGCTGCTCAAGGCCATCGAGGAGTTGGTTGCTGGCTTCCTTCAGCATGCGGAACACCTCATCGAAGCCCTCGTCGCCTCCGTAGTAGGGGTCGGGCACTTCGCGCAGCGGATGGTGCGGGGCATGGTCCATGATGAGCATCGCCTTGGTCGCGTGCTCGGGCGATGGAGCCAGCCTACGCATGTTCCGAAGGTTGTCGGCGTCCATGGCCAGGAGCAGGTCGAAGCGGTCGTAATCGGATTGCTTGAACTGCCGGGCGCGCAGGTCGCTGATCTCCATGCCCTGCTTGCGCATGGCGGCTTGGGCACGGCGGTCGGGCGGCTCGCCCACGTGGTAGTCGCCCGTGCCTGCGCTATCGGTGCTGAGGGCGATGCCGCGCTCCTTGGCCAAATGGCGCAGCACGCCTTCGGCCATGGGCGATCGGCAGATATTGCCGAGGCAGACCAGCAGGATCCTCATGGCGGCGAAGGTCGGCACCGGAAGGGAAGGCGTGGCGGCCCCGTTACCTTCGCCGCCATGCAAGCGCCCAAGCTGCCCGCCGCCTTTGGGATCTTCCGGCAACGGAAGCTGCGCGGGTTCGACTATGCGCCGCGCTATTATGATCCGGTGGAGGAGGAGCGCAAGGAGCGCATCGAGCGGGCGCGCGCGCAAGGGATGGAGGAGGCCAATCTCCGGCGCGATGACCTCCGCGCGCGCATGCGGCACAGCTGGCAGCGCGATGGCGGCGATCGCGCCAGCATGATGCGGCTGGTGGCGATCATGGGCATGGTCTGCATCATCCTCTACTTCATCATCAAGGGCTTCGGGCTCCTCGATCCCAGCGCATGGCCGACCTGATAAGGCTGCTGCCCGACCATGTGGCCAACCAGATCGCCGCGGGCGAAGTGGTGCAGCGCCCTGCCAGCGTGGTGAAGGAATTGCTCGAGAACAGCCTCGATTCCGGCGCCACGCGCATCACGCTCGCCGTGAAGGATGCGGGCCGCACCCTGATCCAGGTGATCGACGACGGGAAGGGCATGAGCCCCACCGACGCGCGCCTCTGCTTCGAGCGGCACGCCACCAGCAAGATCCGCCAGGCCGACGACCTGAGCGCCATACGCACCAAGGGCTTCCGGGGCGAGGCACTGGCCAGCATCGCGGCCATCGCCCAAGTTGAATCGCGAACGCGCGAGCGCGATCAGGAGCTCGGAACGCGCGTGCTCATCGAGGGGAGCCGCGTGCGCGCGCAGGAGCCGATCGCCGGTCCGGCCGGCACCAGCATCAGCGTGCGCAGCCTCTTCTTCAACACGCCTGCGCGCCGGCAGTTCCTCAAGAGCGACAGCGTGGAGCAGAAGCATGTGCTCGACGAGTTCTTCCGCATCGCCCTCGCGCATCCCGATGTGGCCTTCCGGCTGGTGAGCAATGACCGCGAGGAGTTCAACCTGCAGCCCGGCGCTGCTGATGGGTCGTGGAGCGCGGCCATGCGCCAGCGCATCACGGGCCTTTTCGGCCGCAAGCACGACGAGCGGCTGGTGCCGGTGGAGGAGGGCACCGACTTCGTGCATGTGCAGGGATTCGTGGGCAAGCCCGAATTCGCGAAGCGCACGCGCGGCGAGCAGTTCTTCTTCGTGAACCGCCGCTTCATCCGCAGCAACTACCTCGAGCATGCCGTGCGCCGCGCATACGAGGAACTCGTTTCCTCCGACAGCTATCCGGGCTGGTTCCTCTTCATCGACATCGATCCCGCGCAGATCGACATCAACATCCATCCCACCAAGACCGAGATCAAGTTCCGCGACGATCGCGCCGTGTATGCCATCGTGCATGCGGCCGTGCGCCGCGCATTGGGCCGCTTCAACATCACGCCCAGCCTCGATTTCGAGCCGGAGCCCGCCATGATCGCCGCCTCTGCGGCCACAGTGCCCGCCTGGCGGCCCAGTGACCTCGGCGCGTTCACCTCGCCGCCGCGCCCCAGTCCCGAAGGCTGGCAGAAGCTGTTCGACATGGGCATGGCCTCGCCGGTGGAAGAAGCGACCGTGGCCACCATGACGGCACGTCCGGCGCCGGACGACTTGGTTCTGCCCTCGCGCGAAGAGGATTCGATCGGCGACCGTCCGGTGTTCCAGCTGCACGGACGCTACATCGTGGCGCAGGTGCGCAGCGGCGTGCTCGTGGTCGATCAGCACCGCGCGCACGAGCGCATCCTCTATGAGCGCAACCTCCGCCTGCTCGCGCAAGGAGCGGGCATCACGCAGACGGAGCTCTTCCCGCGCCATGTGGAGCTGAGCGCCACCGATCTGGCATTGGTCGAGGGGGTGCTGCCTGAGCTGCGCTGCATGGGCCTCGACCTGGAGCTCTTCGGCGGCCGCACCGTGCAGGTGAACGGCATGCCCGCCGAGAGCGCCGATGAGGATCCTGCGCGGCTCATCGAGCAATTGCTCGAGCAGCTGCGCTCTGCGGGCAGCGCCCTGCGGAATGAGCGGCACCCGGCTCTGGCGCGCAGCATGGCGCGCAGCATGGCCATACGCCACGGCCGCGTGCTGGGCATCGCCGAGATGCACGGCCTCATCGACCGGCTCTTCGGCTGCGAGCAGCCCACGAGCACCCCGAGCGGAAAGCCCGTGCTCTTCACCTTCACTTTGGACGACCTTAACGAGCGCTTCGAACGCTGATGCAGTACCGCACCGGACCCTTGCAGCACACGCCCACCGTGGTGAAGAACCTGGTGATCATCAACGCCATCGTCTTCGGCCTGATGTTCATCAGCGGCGGGATCTTCCTCGGCATCCCGCTCACCACCACGCTCGGGCTGCACTACATCGGCGGACCGGCCTTCGAGCCCTGGCAGTTGATCTCGCACATGTTCATGCACGGCGGCATCGGGCACATCTTCATGAACATGTTCGGCCTCTTCATGCTCGGCTCGCCGCTCGAGTACCACTGGGGATCGAAGCGCTTCCTCAACTTCTACCTCATCTGCGGCCTGGGCGGCGCGGCGCTCAACATGGGCGTGCAGGCCTGGGAGTACAACCAGCTGGCGGAGCTGATGAGCGTTGCCGATATCGAGCAGGTGCGCGAGCAGGGCCGCATCGCGCTGGTGAATCTCTGGCGCGGCGGTGAAGGCTTCGGCGATGCCGCGATGAACGAGATGGCGGCCATCCTCTTCACGCCGATGGTGGGCGCGAGCGGAGCCATCTTCGGGATCCTGGCGGCCTTCGGCATCCTGTACCCGAACGTGGAGCTGATGATCATCTTCTTCCCGGTGCCCATCAAGGCCAAGTGGTTCGTGCTGCTCTACGCGGCTTACGAGACCTACGCAGGCTTCGCCGGGC of Flavobacteriales bacterium contains these proteins:
- a CDS encoding bifunctional oligoribonuclease/PAP phosphatase NrnA, which produces MSADTSVPVDALRGLRDLLSTPRRLALVTHYNPDGDAIGSAIGFMHVLRAAGHHAQVLLPNSAPPFLRWMPGYEEALAGDAQREQCLAAIREADAVICLDFNRRDRVGTLEEALRAAPFTVLIDHHQEPEDFAAISFSDTGACATSQMVHDIVEALGWGQRIGREAATCLYTGIVTDSGSFRFGSTTPHTMRVAARLMERGVRITDVHEAIADDNRPDRLRLLGFTLSERMAVLPELATAIISLSLEDLKRFNHQQGDTEGFVNYGLSMRGIRLAALFIERPDLVKVSLRSKGQLPVDGLVREHFHGGGHRNAAGGQAKETLAEAVARFRALLPDFIAQHP
- a CDS encoding FKBP-type peptidyl-prolyl cis-trans isomerase, giving the protein MAACTRSPHAGYKAVGDQVHLRYIALGEGERVPADGDSLLLRFRASGLNDEPGSYWSTERWYSAAEIREGALLPVLRRLHAGDSMSVIAPASQWPWPALLRKDIPPPHDTLTVRMELLLLDLLTPAASDERRARFRANDPEGFERMLIEAYAAQDSGAWTRWGTSDLHYRISGAPLDTARWAFGDPLRVRWEGFGLADGRAIDATARNGGDFAWDYGTPDQLLQGLEVAVSLLREGQHGEFIFPSRMAFGDRGVPGLLEPGMPVRYGVSVAKAVPG
- a CDS encoding SAM-dependent methyltransferase, with product MALSSAEHGTLYLMPVWLGDHGGTEQVPPENIAVASRITLYFCEHERTARQMLRRMVPSIDLARLELHRLDKDSTVQEADALLRRLSGGRDAAIISEAGMPGIADPGALLVRAAHAAGITVVPMIGPSSLLLALAASGLNGQHFTFHGYLPVKPAERKAAIKRLEQEAQRTGAAQLFIETPYRNDALLADLLATCATGTALCVAIDLTQPGGSVATRTIGSWRKSIPALGKRPAVFLIGSLR
- the mutL gene encoding DNA mismatch repair endonuclease MutL, translated to MADLIRLLPDHVANQIAAGEVVQRPASVVKELLENSLDSGATRITLAVKDAGRTLIQVIDDGKGMSPTDARLCFERHATSKIRQADDLSAIRTKGFRGEALASIAAIAQVESRTRERDQELGTRVLIEGSRVRAQEPIAGPAGTSISVRSLFFNTPARRQFLKSDSVEQKHVLDEFFRIALAHPDVAFRLVSNDREEFNLQPGAADGSWSAAMRQRITGLFGRKHDERLVPVEEGTDFVHVQGFVGKPEFAKRTRGEQFFFVNRRFIRSNYLEHAVRRAYEELVSSDSYPGWFLFIDIDPAQIDINIHPTKTEIKFRDDRAVYAIVHAAVRRALGRFNITPSLDFEPEPAMIAASAATVPAWRPSDLGAFTSPPRPSPEGWQKLFDMGMASPVEEATVATMTARPAPDDLVLPSREEDSIGDRPVFQLHGRYIVAQVRSGVLVVDQHRAHERILYERNLRLLAQGAGITQTELFPRHVELSATDLALVEGVLPELRCMGLDLELFGGRTVQVNGMPAESADEDPARLIEQLLEQLRSAGSALRNERHPALARSMARSMAIRHGRVLGIAEMHGLIDRLFGCEQPTSTPSGKPVLFTFTLDDLNERFER
- a CDS encoding rhomboid family intramembrane serine protease — protein: MQYRTGPLQHTPTVVKNLVIINAIVFGLMFISGGIFLGIPLTTTLGLHYIGGPAFEPWQLISHMFMHGGIGHIFMNMFGLFMLGSPLEYHWGSKRFLNFYLICGLGGAALNMGVQAWEYNQLAELMSVADIEQVREQGRIALVNLWRGGEGFGDAAMNEMAAILFTPMVGASGAIFGILAAFGILYPNVELMIIFFPVPIKAKWFVLLYAAYETYAGFAGLMGSGSDNVAHFAHLGGGLMGLVLALLWRRRLSPWS
- a CDS encoding FKBP-type peptidyl-prolyl cis-trans isomerase — encoded protein: MATRPTRATPEGPEGFLVEEDNVESGLHEAIQQLSVGDSAIIIIPSYRAHGLIGDQDRVPPRSTVVYRIGLAGIRE
- a CDS encoding low molecular weight phosphotyrosine protein phosphatase, translating into MRILLVCLGNICRSPMAEGVLRHLAKERGIALSTDSAGTGDYHVGEPPDRRAQAAMRKQGMEISDLRARQFKQSDYDRFDLLLAMDADNLRNMRRLAPSPEHATKAMLIMDHAPHHPLREVPDPYYGGDEGFDEVFRMLKEASNQLLDGLEQR